ctgttatttttatatataatatatatatagaatagcttgagaacaaatctctCAACCCTCTTGGACACTTCAACTGTCTGGTTGTAAAACTCTGCCTCTTCGCTCGCTCCGTGGGAGCTGCGGAGGCATCTTGTTGCCTCAAGACTGAAAATCTGAATGTTTTTAGACGTTTacattagatacatttgagtaagcctgttttgttaaaaatgggtGGCTGTAATGCTTCAGTGTAGAAAGACACACCAGCAACGAAGCTAAGTTTGCATGCAGCTTAATTCCCGCTTAGTTTACTGCTTAGTCaacttattgttttatttattgcatcactttttttaatgtattcaatGAGCGATTGAGGATAattttggggtggtgttgtgttgatgttgttgcaCAATGATACAGGTATATGAtggcaatataaggtataattcCAACTTGAATGATGCAGCGTTTGGTCACTCAAGCAAGATAGCGTTTATTGCATTACCTGAAAAGGAATTGTTTTGGAAATGCGACGATTTTGCCCAACAGCgacgatatacagtatattgtgtccTAGGACAAGAGCGCTATGGCAACATGACGCGCGTCTACTACCGGGAGGCAGTGGGCGCGCTGGTGGTCTTCGACAGCACGCGAGCGTCCACATTTGACGCTGTGCTCAAGTGGAAGGACGACCTGGACTCCAAGGTCAGAACATTCAGCAGACATTTCTCATAAACTGACTTCTGTTCCTTATGTTATGATCATTCTTATGCTGTTTTACTTTTTCGCTGTTTCGGAATTCCCCCTTGTCCCTTCAAAGATCAACAGACAGATAGATGGGACAGTTTCAAATACCTCCCGTGAATATCACCCCCACTGTCCTATAAATCTACACATATACACCACTTGGACATTTTTTTGAATCAATCaatctatcaatctatctatctatctatctatctatctatctatctatctatctatctatctatctatctatctatctatctatctatctatctatctatctatctatctatctatctatctatctgtctgtctatctatctatctatctatctatctatctatctatctatctatctatctatctatctgtctatctatctgtctatctgtctatctgtctatctgtctatctatctatctatctgtctatctatctatctatctatctatctatctatctatctatctatctatctatctatctatctatctatctgtctgtctatctatgtatctatctatctatctatctatctatctatctatctatctatctatctatctatctatctatctatctatctatctgtctatctatctacctatctatctatctatctatctatctatctatctatctgtctatctgtctatctatctatctatctatctatctatctatctatctgtctatctgtctatctgtctatctatctatctgtctatctatctatctatctatctatctatctatctatctatctatctacctatctatctatctatctatctatctatctatctatctatctatctatctgtctatctgtctatctatctatctatctatctatctatctatctatctatctatctatctatctatctatctatctgtctatctatctatctgtctatctatctatctatctatctatctatctatctatctatctatctatctatctatctatctatctgtctatctgtctatctatctatctatctatctatctatctatctatctatctatctatctatctatctatctatctatctgtctatctgtctatctgtctatctgtctagctatctatctatctatctatctatctatctatctatctatctatctatctatctggctagctgcttgttttagttcatTTTCCCGCATTGCACTCTGTGATCCATTAGCATGGCTTGGATGATAGACAGTCACTCGTCAAGTCCAATATTATCCAAATGTGACATGAGGATATATTTGGTACACTTCAATCCCATTTTTTGTCCGCAGGTGACACTGAACCACGGGAGGCCCGTTCCCGCGGTCCTCTTAGCCAACAAGGCCGACCAAGCGACGTGCCAGCAGCCCAGACTGGACGCCTTCTGCAGAGACAACGGCTTCGTTGGCTGGTTCCTGACCTCGGCCAaggtatactgtacagtgcgTTGTGTTACCATGTTTAACATCGAGTGCTTCACTTGGGTTAAATCACACAGAGGGACACTCCAACAAGACAAACCGTTGTTATTCCCAAATAACTCAACAGATCATCATCCCTATGCCTTTCCAGTAACATGGTACCAAGTTGGTGCCAAGTAATTACGACTGTAGTTACATTTTCTTTCCAAACCCTTTTTCAAAGGTCTTTtagccatgagtgatgcaacACAAGAAACTGACTAAGCGGTCTAATAGGCAGAAATTAATCTAGTGTACGCAATAAACCGAAGCAAAACAGCTATCCATTTTgatcaaaacatccatccatccatccattttctaccgcttatccgaggtcgggttgcgggggcagtagctttcgcAGGAACACCCAGACTAGCCTCTCCccaaccagctcttccggggggatcccgtggcgtttccaggccagccgaaggatgtagtctctccagcgtgtcctgggtcatccccggggtctccttccggtgggacgtgcccagaacacctcaccagggaggcgtccggcaggcatccgaatcagatgccccagccacctcatctggctcctctcgatgtggaggagcagcggctctactttgagatcctcccagatgaccgagcttctcaccgtatctctaagggagagcccggataccctgcggaggaaacgcatttcggccgcttgtatccgggatcttgttctttcggtcacgacccacagctcgtgaccataggtgagggtagatcgaccgataaatcgagagcttcgccttccggcttagctccttctttaccacaatggatcgatacaaagtctgcatcactgcagacgctgcaccgatccgcctgtcgatctctcgttccattcttccctcactcgtgaacaagaccccaagataattgaactcctccacttggggcaggatctcatccccgaccttgagccgtcaccttatcgtggtggaggggtttgtgtgtcccgatGATCCTAGGAccaaagttgtctggggcttcacgcccctggtagggtcacccatggcaaacaggtcctaggtgagggaccagacaaagcacggctcaaagaccccttatgacgaagacaaaaaattgactcaggtttcccttgcctggcacccctctggagccaggcctggaggtggggctcgaagacgAGCGCCTGGTgtccaggcctgcacccatggtgcccggccgggcacagcccgaaagggtgacgtgggtcccccttcccatgggctcaccacctgtaggaggggccataagggtcgggtgcagtgcgagctgggcagtggccgaaggcggggaccatggcgatccgatccccggctacagaagctagctagggacgtggaatgtcacctccttggcagggaaggagcctgagctggtgtgtgaggtcgagaagttccgacgagatatagtcagactcgcctccacgcacagcttgggctctggtaccagtcctctcgttTTGATCAAAACAGTTTTACTCAAATTTGTCTAACCTAACTATTTTCTCTCATTACTGTCtaaaaaacattcaacatttcCATCTTGATGTGATATAATACCACACGGCTCCTGCAGAGAgaggaagaggcggagtttAACAACGCTTCTCAGACCAAGTATCcaagagagttaatagatttgttctcaagctattttcaacactttcatccatccattttctgagccgcttatcctcacaagggtcacgggagtgctggagcctatcctagctatcatcgggcaggaggcggggcacaccctgaactggttgccagccaatcgcagggcacatacaaacaaacaaccattcgcactcacattcacacctaggggcaatttagagacttcaactaacctaccatgcatgtttttgggatgtgggaggaaaccggagtgcctggagaaaaccaccgtgccgcctcaacaCTTTCAATCGGTTAATAatgcgtaaaaataacagatgacgTGGAGACGGACCAGTAGaatggatttgtgaaaaaatatgaaattaaccTTATTTGGTTTACACCTGACAGCGATAATACGTTGCATATTTTTTCGACGTTTTTGTGTAGCTTCGGATTGGAAAGGGTTTCCCACCCATTAAAcagtgcaggtgtgcctaataaaGTGGCTGAGGAGTGTAATTTGTTGACTGCGTGAACCCTAACCCTCCCACACACGTGTACCCTTAATGTCGCCAATGGATGAGGCTTTGCTATGTTtaaggtgtatttttcttttgtgttctattccattttaaattttattttcaggTAGCTCATTAAAGTAATGGTTAACACGTCTGTCACAGTCAAGAGATCCAAATTTGAATCTTCTTGATCATCTTGACCCAaataaggacaagcgctatagaaaatggagcaatGGATTGATTGTTTTCCTTACTTTAGGAAAACAGCAACATCGAGGAGGCCGCTCAATGCCTGGTGGAGCACATTCTGAGCAACGAGGAGAGCCCCCCGATGGAGCGGGAGCCCGCCACCCTGGTCCTGTCGGGGTACGCCAACGCCACCAAGGAGCACCACGGCTGCTCGTCGTGTCCCAAGTGACAACTCCCGCCTGCCCCGGGCAATCACAGACAACCAGGAAGTGGACGCCGATCAGGGACGACAGTAGATAGGTctaaacaaattatttatttatcattcaAATGAATGCTTTTTAATATAGAATGTGTCAGCTTTAGTGTTGTATCAAAGTGATATTTTATAATGAGATGAATTAACTCTattaaacatatactgtattaatggCAAGCTGCTTCTATTGACTCATATGAACGTGTGGTAAGCATTGTGATGCAACACACTGGTAACGGTTCAGTCTATGCGCCACACTGCACATGCAATCCAATCTACTTATGCTGCTCTACTTATGCTGCCaccattgttttttcttttcattgatgACGACTGTGAAGGCACACCCATTGGACACTTCAATAGGTACACCCTGTTAGTGGCAAAACTGAGCACATTTGGACCCTGTTGCTggccaaaacagcagcaacctAAACAGACCCTAAGATGAATTAAAGGAGACAtcatatgtattattattattattttttttttttcagaattcaAAACGCTCCCCGTAACATATCTCTGAcatgctttcgtcaaaatacccAATGGTGTACCATAACTTATTAACTGTTATTTAACTGTAacttattaaatgttatttaaaaatgactaCATGTTTAAAAGGGACACATTATGCAAAATTGACTTTGCAATTGCTTAaagtcaagtgtgaaattacacaaccaagtaactCTCTTATCTgattatttctgaaaatatgttagAGATATTAGCCCTCTTACTGTTACGTAACAGTTATGTATGGTTACATTAGGCAGTGGTGGCTTTGCACATGCACGTGCACCATCCATTTGCAGTCTGGCATTTACAGACAACGACCACACATTTCCATGTAATTGtggatttttaaatattttttaaataaataataaaacattactGCAGTCATTGTatacaacaacaatacaataaaatggcCCCAATCAGACGCAtcatataaaaacacattatgcATTTGCTCCTTAATGTGTCCCTGTTTCATTGGTAGTGTGCACTGAGATGATGGTGAAACAGCTGATGcctgaaaaataattaaaaataatttttaaaaaaagccttCTGCTTTAAAATTCCCTCCCCTGAGTCAATAAGTGGCCCAATCTCAGACTCCTTCTTTAGTCACCTGATTCATTGCACTGCCATTTTGCACACAAGTTTGACtggcacacgcacacgcgcgcaagCACGCGCATCACAAGCCTCTGGGGCGACCTCTATAGAGGAATTCGGGCTTTTGTAAGAAGACCGGCTGCAGAAAGCGAAGGTTGTGCATGCAGGAAGATACTGAGACGACACGCGAAGAAGAGGAGGCAGTCTAAGAATGTCCCCTTTGTCGTATTTTGACGGAGGAGAATTGAATCATGGTTGATTTTGTGTCGATTtggtgatttctttttcttccctttgCTTTATTCGCACTCTCATCAGCATCGgccgaggtgcgttcagggacactcgGGACGTTTGGGCGATCAGCTTTGTTTCATTTCCGCATTCGAATGCTTTACTATTAAGGCgaatgtaggtttttttttttttttttttctatttaaaaaaaaaaaaatattttttaggcTAGCGTATGAATCCAGGGTGctcgctctcctcctcctcttcgtcttcCTCCCCTAGCTGAGACGGGCGATCCTCGCAGAGGGCATTATCCCCTTCGTCCTCCTCCCCTCCGCTAAAGACATTTTGATCGTCCTCTACTACTactccaccccccaccccctaccCCCTACCCCCATCCCGTCCCCCGTCACCTCCTCCGGGCTCCAGCCGAagccgctcctcctccaccATGTCCGGGCCGACTCTGACGGACCGGATCGCCGCCGCGCAGCACAGCATGAGCGGCTCGGCCATCAGCAAAGCCGTGTGCAAGGCCACGACGCACGAAGTGAGCGGACCCAAGAAGAAACACCTTGACTGTaggtgaaaacacacacacacacacaaaatgccatCAGTCATGCGAgctccacacacaaaaagacgGTCTTTCACCCTCCTTATTTCTCCTTTAATTAGGAGTCATCCACCCACTAAATGTGATCTATGGGTGTCATTCAACGGATTTACACACAGTGAGGCCTAAATGCATTATCATGAAGTCCTGCAGCATCTGTCCACTGGTGCATTACTATCAtttatgcatgtatgtgtgtgtgtgtgtgtgtgtgcagtgtccTAATCTGCACACTACTAATTGCCAGTGCATGCATtcgtgtgtgtaggtgtgtgtgtgtgtgtgtattcctgGCACTATGTAGGGATTATTATATTAGggagcatttttgttgttgtcccgtAATAAACAACAGCATGTGATGGATGGAGTGTACAATTAGGGCATGTATGGGGTACTTCTGAAGGCTGTCCATACCAGCCACCAATActtaatgcaaaaaataaataaataaacacacattggCGAAACATCAGGTGCGTCaggaaaaaagtaagaaaatacTTTATTCACAATGATCTGTCTTtgggttaattgaaattttctgGATCAAAAGTAGTGGTGGTATCGTACTTGCTATCGGTGAGTACACAAGTgtgaatactcgtactggtatTGGTCTGGAAAACAGTGCTATTGAACATCCCTACATATAATAAATCACACtcctccccaaaaaatgaagaaaagatgGCAGACCCTCGGCGATGCACATAAAGCGGATCCTTGATTTACGAGATGattttgttccgtgaccaagctcgtaactcaatttacgcGTATGTCAAATCAATTTGCCCCATTGACATGAATTGAAATGCTAGCTATGCTATGCTGTTCCtcactatcttaatgctaacacctaATGGAAAATATCATGGATGGGCTAATGATTAGCAGCAATAActgcggtgttataaccctttaaggaacggatatttgaacacaaacggtggagcaacacatgtagcgAGACAATagcacaatactcacaggcataatTCTTTATCCTCGACCCCGTTTAATATTATGCACTGCGATTTTGTCATTTGCAGGATGTTACGTTTTCTGTTATTTTCAGGCGGTGGatagcacaactgcctcacagtcaggagatcTGGGTTTGAACCTCCCACCTTATATAAGGTTCAATAAAGACTACAATTTGTCCAGATGTCTGAATGTATATGTACAACTACGCAGGGGAACTCGTTAAGTCTGCTCACTTTAATTCATCTGGGAGATGTACTTTGTTATgtactgctgttttggttagcaacatagTTCCAAAGGGTTCAGCGGTGACATCTTTGATGTCCATGTGTGAGCAATAGTGTGTATGAATGGAGATGATCACAACTGCTAACTGTTTTTCTCTAATTCAAAAGGGAGGTGTCTATTTGAGTGAGAAACGCTTGAgtgttgctgttttggttaacaACAGGTTTCAAATGGGCTCAGTAGTTAACTATATTGTGTGTCAACAATAGTGTCTATGATACTATGATAATTACgattactccatccatccattttccgagccgcttctcctcaccagggtcgcaggcgtgctggagcctatcccagctatcatcgggcaaggaggcggggtacaccctgaactgattgccagccaatcgcaggacacatacaaacaaacaaccatttgcactcacattcacacctacggggcaatttagagtccccaattaatgcatgtttctgggatgtggggggaaaccggagtgcccggagaaaacccacgcaggcacggggagaacatgcaaactccacacaggcggggctggggattgaaccccgctcctcagaactgtgaggctgatgctctaaccagtcgtccaccgtgccgccaattacGATTAGTACCTGTTTATATTTTCCTGATGGGAAAAAGGAGGgttctatttgagggaggcatttatttgtctgaAAGAcctgtgctgctgtttttggcagcaacagagttcaaatacACTCAGCTGTGAAGTACTTTGTGTGTGAACCATGGTATCAAACACAACTTCCTTTTTGTCTTGATGAGAAAATAGAGacgtctatttgagggaggcatttACTTGTCCGAGAGATGTGATTTGTTAGTCTTGTCTCTTccgttttggttagcaacagagttcaaatgggctcaatATTGTCTATGAACTTCAATAATatatatctgttttttttttgcttgattggaaaagggtggtgtctatttgagggaggtatTTTTTTGACGTGCTTTGGTAggtactgctgttttggttagaaACGAAGTATACAGTAAAATGGGATCAACCGCAAACTATCCAGTATGAGTCAAGATAATTAAAGATCATAAAAATCTACAACTACTACTTATTTTTTCCTAATGGTAAAAGGGAGCCCTTTATTTTTCTGATAGACGTGCTTCtgtgttgctgttttggttagcaacagagttcaaatagGCTCCGTGGTTAATTACTTGATATGTCACCAATGCTTTCATATTTACAGTTACaacgtgtttgtttttcttgatgtaaaaagggaggcatctattTTAGAGGACTGCTTATTTGTCTGAGAGATGTACATTGGTAGgcactgctgttttggttagcaattgAGTTTAAATGGGCTCAGTGTGTGTGAACAATAGCATCTATGAACTGAgattattatacagtacagtgattggaaaagggaggcatccaTGATAGGGAGACGTTTCTTTGTCTGAGGCAGGCATTTGTTCTGCTGTTTTGTTTATCAATTGAGTTGAAATGGGCTAAACCTTTAACTATTTTGTGAGTCAACAATAGTGGCTATGAACTGTGATAATTACAATTACTTCCGATAGTTTTATGGATTGGAAAAGGGAGgcgtctatttgagggaggcgtttatTATTCTGAGAGATGTGATGTGatcggtgctgctgttttggtcacTAGTTAACTGCACTGTGTGTCAACAATACTTCAATACTGTAATTGGAGTTATTGCCTATTTGGCTGAGTGGGAGTATTTACTTGAGGGAGGAGTTTATTTGTCATACCTGGATGTTGCACCCGGTCACTATAATTGAAACGTGTCTATTTGAGGGACGGACACTATTTGAGGTAAACAGAACCTGTACTGTGCAATAATGATTTGAAATAGAGAGCAGATAGACCTAAAGGTGTAACTAATTTGTGTCTAGTGAATGCATAGAAATATCGAGTATATACTAATGTTTCTATTCAATGCGTAATGAGATGAAGTGCTAATGTGCAGCATTCTGATTGGATTCAGTCCTTTATTGTTGTTCTGGCCGCTGGCATAGTGGCCCTACAGTTACTAAACAACACAAAGCGATCCACCCTAATACCATAAATGTCACTGCAGCCACAAGGTTTTCAGAGGACGTTTCATCACTGGGGCGGCGACCAAACGTTTGGAAACAGGGCGATTTTCTGATTAAATGAGCCGGTACGAGGCTACATGAGGTTTTTGCTTGTGATCTGACTAATTCTGACCATTAGTGGGTTTAGAAGCTTGAAGTAGAGACGGCGCGCTCAGCTCGACGCATTCTCTTTTGTTTCCACGTTTCCATTTGGGCCATCTAGATGCGCTTTTAAGGTCAGGCAAGGACACGGGGAAGAGGTGTGTTTGCGATGAGCCGATTGCGTGGGTTCGAGCCCCTCGACAGGCCGCTGTAGATCAGCGAGAATGTAAAGGAGGCCCCCCCGACGAGGCagtctttgtgtgtttgagcaACAATTCATGAGACGAGTCTGCTCCCGCTCAGCTCGCCTCGTTAAACGGGATCATAAAGAGGAGACGCGTACTTGCTTCTGCTAAAGAATCGGTCGCCTGCAAATGGAACGGAATCAATGGGGATGAAAATAATGAGACGCGTTCTTCTTGTCGAGGGggattaaaacacacacatcccTTGTCTGCAGACGAGTGCAAACAATGCAgcggaacctttttttttatcaactgtACAAGCAATGTTCTGAGTAACATTTTAATGTTCTTAATGGACATACAAGGGTAAAAATCAGTCGGCGATgtaatattgaaataataaaacactATTCTAAGCAGCTTCTAGTGGTGAGCatgtctgccccacagttctgaggccttcttgtgtggtgcttgtgtggagtttctccGCGTattccttccacatttcaaaaacattgcactaattcaattcaatgctACTTT
The DNA window shown above is from Phyllopteryx taeniolatus isolate TA_2022b chromosome 17, UOR_Ptae_1.2, whole genome shotgun sequence and carries:
- the rab38c gene encoding ras-related protein Rab-32; translation: MQRELLFKVLVIGDLGVGKTSIIKRYVHHIFSQHYRATIGVDFALKVLQWDPDTVVRLQLWDIAGQERYGNMTRVYYREAVGALVVFDSTRASTFDAVLKWKDDLDSKVTLNHGRPVPAVLLANKADQATCQQPRLDAFCRDNGFVGWFLTSAKENSNIEEAAQCLVEHILSNEESPPMEREPATLVLSGYANATKEHHGCSSCPK